The following is a genomic window from Saprospiraceae bacterium.
ATATTGTTGGTGTTTGTTTAGTCTTTTTGTAAAGTATGTAGTTTTTTATCTTTGGAATGTATCTCTTTATTCAGTATGTGGTTTAGTGTTTTTTCAATTTGGTTGATTTGTGTTTCATAGTTGGCTTCAGCATTTGTAAGCATTATTTTTTTTAGAGCCAAGGCTTTCCATATTAATTTAGTCAACTCGTAAGCCCATTTATTTCTCTTTTCAATAAAGTATTGTAATTCTCTAAGTATATGGCTTAGGCATATCTGACGTCCTTTTGCCCCTATGATGAAGTGTGCCTTCCAGCAATCATGGACCAATATAGTATTAACAAATCCTTCGCCAAAGTACTTCTCAATAGTTTCAAAGCCTCTATTTGATGAAACTACTATAAAGGTGACTAATCTTGTTTGCCATGCCCACAACCATCGCAACTTACCGTTTACCTGGCCTCCTGTTTCATCTGTTCCCACACAGCTACTTTGTTGTACCTCTTTTGTATTTCTTCATACTGTGGCATACATCTTTGTGCCAAAGACTTTATTTTATTGACAATTGTTCCTTCGCTGATGTTTAGATTGAATACGTCTGCAAACATCTCTCGTATTCTGGATACGCTCACATACTGTCTGGCTGAAAAGTATCCACATAATGTCTCAATGTTTCGACCATAACTTATCGGACTCTTTACATGGTCAGGAAAAGAACTGACACAACAAGCTCCACAACTACAACGTCTTTCGTACACCCTATGCTCATATGTTTGTATGGCAATGGGCGGTATGTCTAAGACTTGTCGCCTTTCTTTCAATGTTGGAACATCGATATAAATTGTTCCGCATACTGGACACGTCTGGTCAATGTGATCAATTACCTCGGGTTCAGAGTGAAATTCTAATGTAGTTCCTTCGTGACCAGTTTGGCCTCCTGTTTTCTTGCCACTTTTTTGTCTGAGACTTTTTGTTGTTCTTTGTATATCCGTTGAGGAGGAAGTGAACTGTTTGAGCTATTCTTTTTATGACTCAATTCTATTATCCTTGCCTTTAATTTTCGTTATCTTCTTTGGTAAGACGTAATTCTTCTTTGGTAAGACGTAATTCTTCTTTTACCTCGACCAATTCTTGGCGAAGCTGCTCAACTAAAACTAATATGGAAGATAAATTTTCGATATTTTCTTGATTTTAAATCAAGTTCTATATCAATACTTTAAGGTTGGTCGTACAAAGTTATAACTCTTTTTGTATTTTTACAACTTTATTTTTATGCTTTTATACCTGAGTAGTTACTAATAATTTTATATTGCGGGCATTAGAGCCATCGGGCAAGGTGTAATGAATGGTCGGTTTTCGCACCAATCCACCAAATACTATTTCGGCATCTCTTTTCTGACTATTGGCTATTTTTATTTTGCGCATCTTCTTTAGTTTTTAAGGTTAAAACATATTGAAATCCA
Proteins encoded in this region:
- a CDS encoding transposase, producing MGTDETGGQVNGKLRWLWAWQTRLVTFIVVSSNRGFETIEKYFGEGFVNTILVHDCWKAHFIIGAKGRQICLSHILRELQYFIEKRNKWAYELTKLIWKALALKKIMLTNAEANYETQINQIEKTLNHILNKEIHSKDKKLHTLQKD